The Penaeus chinensis breed Huanghai No. 1 chromosome 16, ASM1920278v2, whole genome shotgun sequence genome window below encodes:
- the LOC125033628 gene encoding pigment-dispersing hormone type 1-like: MTRPGLVLAVVVMMVALTSAMSMPQGRLKYSDRELVAELAAQIVRVTGGPWSVLAAAPQKRNSELINSLLGLPKVMNDAGRR; encoded by the exons ATGACGCGCCCAGGCCTCGTGCTCGCAGTCGTGGTGATGATGGTCGCTCTGACGTCAGCGATGTCCATGCCGCAGGGGCGTCTCAAGTACTCTGATCGTGAG CTGGTCGCCGAACTCGCTGCCCAGATCGTGCGCGTGACGGGCGGCCCCTGGTCCGTCCTCGCCGCCGCTCCCCAGAAACGGAATTCCGAACTCATCAATTCCCTCCTTGGACTGCCGAAGGTCATGAACGACGCTGGAAGGAGATAA